In Limnohabitans sp. INBF002, one genomic interval encodes:
- the hisS gene encoding histidine--tRNA ligase, producing the protein MNDLLPPASAQWEWLEDKVRGLMARHAYRNLRTPIVEPTALFVRGLGEVTDIVEKEMYSFEDRLNGEQLTLRPEATAGVVRAVVEHNMLYDGGKRLYYMGPMFRHERPQRGRYRQFHQIGAEALGFPGAEVDAELILLAATLWQELGLQDVRLELNSLGQPNERAAHRTALIAHLEAHADVLDEEAKRRLHSNPLRILDTKNPAMQAVVEAAPKLIDFLGEASLAHFNAVKAILDASGVAYRINPRLVRGMDYYNLTVFEFVTDRLGSQGTICGGGRYDYLIEQVGGKPAPAVGWALGVERVLELLKEQGTLPEAVGPDVYAIVPDAAALPIVFKTIQTLRAQGMSVQMHAGAGEGMGSMKSQFKKADASGAQFALIFGGDELARGEVTLKSLRDGAGAQEAVPLVDVTTRVADKLAQSLAQNQTTV; encoded by the coding sequence ATGAACGACTTGTTGCCTCCAGCCTCCGCCCAATGGGAATGGCTGGAAGACAAAGTGCGCGGCTTGATGGCACGCCATGCCTACCGCAATCTGCGCACGCCCATCGTCGAACCCACCGCTTTGTTTGTGCGTGGCTTGGGCGAGGTGACCGACATTGTGGAAAAGGAGATGTACTCCTTTGAAGACCGTTTGAACGGCGAGCAACTCACGCTGCGCCCCGAAGCCACAGCAGGCGTGGTGCGTGCGGTGGTCGAGCACAACATGCTCTACGACGGTGGCAAGCGCCTGTACTACATGGGCCCGATGTTCCGCCACGAGCGTCCCCAACGTGGCCGCTACCGCCAGTTCCACCAAATCGGCGCGGAGGCTTTGGGCTTTCCTGGCGCAGAGGTGGATGCCGAACTCATTTTGTTGGCCGCCACGCTCTGGCAAGAGCTGGGTTTGCAAGACGTGCGTTTGGAGCTCAACAGCTTGGGTCAGCCCAATGAACGCGCCGCGCACCGCACGGCCTTGATTGCGCACTTAGAAGCCCACGCCGATGTGCTGGATGAAGAAGCCAAGCGCCGCTTGCACAGCAACCCGCTGCGCATCTTGGACACCAAGAACCCAGCCATGCAAGCTGTGGTGGAAGCCGCGCCAAAGTTGATCGACTTTTTGGGCGAAGCCTCGCTGGCTCACTTCAACGCGGTCAAAGCCATTTTGGATGCCAGCGGTGTGGCCTACCGCATCAACCCGCGCTTGGTGCGTGGCATGGACTACTACAACCTCACCGTGTTTGAGTTTGTGACCGACCGCTTGGGCTCGCAAGGCACCATCTGTGGCGGCGGCCGTTACGACTACCTGATCGAGCAAGTGGGTGGCAAGCCTGCACCCGCCGTGGGCTGGGCCTTGGGCGTCGAACGTGTGTTGGAGTTGCTCAAAGAGCAGGGCACGTTGCCAGAGGCCGTGGGACCTGATGTGTACGCCATCGTTCCCGATGCGGCGGCTTTGCCTATCGTGTTCAAAACCATCCAAACCCTGCGTGCGCAAGGCATGTCCGTGCAAATGCATGCGGGGGCAGGTGAAGGCATGGGCAGCATGAAATCGCAGTTCAAAAAGGCCGATGCCAGCGGCGCGCAATTTGCCCTCATCTTTGGTGGCGACGAGTTGGCCCGGGGCGAAGTCACCCTCAAGTCGCTGCGCGATGGCGCAGGTGCCCAAGAGGCCGTGCCCTTGGTGGACGTGACGACTCGCGTGGCCGATAAACTGGCGCAGAGCCTGGCCCAGAACCAAACCACGGTTTAA
- a CDS encoding tetratricopeptide repeat protein yields the protein MASHLDLEEQEQLDELKHFWKRWGDLITWVLIAVLGGYAAWMGWQSYSAKQAVQSAALYDTVERAALSNDMALLDRSVTDIKDKFASTTYAQQAAMLAARLYQDKDRKADAKAQLTWVIDKASDEGYQALARLRLAALLIDDKAYDEARKQLTAKAPEAFAPLMADRLGDLAMLQAQPAEAVQHYKNAWKGFEPNAEYRRLVAVKLAALGADPEETPAVESKK from the coding sequence ATGGCATCTCATCTCGACCTCGAAGAACAAGAACAACTCGATGAGCTCAAGCACTTTTGGAAGCGCTGGGGCGACCTCATCACGTGGGTGCTGATTGCCGTTTTAGGTGGCTATGCCGCCTGGATGGGTTGGCAGTCTTATTCGGCCAAGCAAGCCGTGCAATCTGCCGCTTTGTATGACACGGTGGAGCGTGCGGCCCTGAGCAATGACATGGCCTTGCTCGACCGTTCTGTGACGGACATCAAAGATAAATTTGCCAGTACCACGTACGCACAACAAGCGGCCATGTTGGCCGCGCGCTTGTACCAAGACAAAGACCGCAAAGCCGATGCCAAAGCGCAACTCACATGGGTGATCGACAAAGCCAGCGACGAAGGCTACCAAGCCTTGGCCCGCCTGCGCTTGGCTGCCTTGTTGATCGATGACAAAGCCTACGACGAGGCGCGCAAGCAACTCACTGCCAAAGCACCTGAAGCCTTCGCCCCCTTGATGGCCGACCGCTTGGGCGACTTGGCCATGTTGCAAGCGCAACCCGCTGAAGCCGTTCAACACTACAAAAATGCGTGGAAAGGCTTTGAGCCCAATGCCGAGTACCGCCGTTTGGTGGCGGTGAAGTTGGCGGCCTTGGGTGCTGACCCTGAAGAAACACCTGCTGTGGAGAGCAAAAAGTGA